The proteins below come from a single Cricetulus griseus strain 17A/GY chromosome 6, alternate assembly CriGri-PICRH-1.0, whole genome shotgun sequence genomic window:
- the LOC100773615 gene encoding olfactory receptor 5D13-like: MHYSEAHVFGILENQTSAVTFILVGFSEYPDLQVPLFLLFLTIYTVTVLGNLGMIAIIRLNPKLHTPMYFFLSHLSFVDFCYSTVVTPKLLENLVVEDRRISFTGCVTQFFFACIFVVTETFMLAVMAYDRFVAVCNPLLYTVAMSPKLCWSLVAASYSWAVFLSFIFIYFLLTLFFCGTKFINNFVCEHAAIVAVSCSDPYISQKVIFIFATFNELSSLLIIITSYIFIVITVMKMPAAGGRYKVFSTCASHLTAISIFHGTILFLYCVPTTKSSWLLVKVASVFYTVIIPMLNPLIYSLRNKDVKDAVRKLMSSHLSL, translated from the coding sequence AATTCTTGAAAATCAGACTTCTGCAGTGACCTTCATTCTCGTGGGCTTCTCAGAATACCCAGACCTCCAAGTACCactgttcctcctcttcctgacCATATACACAGTCACTGTGCTGGGGAACCTGGGCATGATTGCCATCATCAGGCTCAACCCCAAGCTCCACACccccatgtacttttttcttaGTCACCTGTCCTTTGTGGATTTCTGTTACTCCACTGTTGTGACTCCCAAACTCTTAGAAAACTTGGTTGTGGAAGACAGAAGGATCTCCTTCACAGGCTGTGTCACGCAGTTCTTCTTTGCATGCATATTTGTGGTGACAGAGACATTCATGTTGGCAGTGATGGCCTATGACAGGTTTGTGGCAGTGTGCAACCCTCTCCTCTACACAGTGGCTATGTCTCCAAAGCTCTGCTGGTCACTAGTAGCTGCATCATACTCTTGGgctgtatttctttcctttatattcATATACTTTCTTCTGACCTTGTTCTTCTGTGGGACCAAGTTCATAAATAACTTCGTGTGTGAGCATGCTGCCATTGTTGCTGTATCCTGTTCTGACCCCTACATTAGCCAGAAAGTCATTTTCATCTTTGCTACTTTCAATGAACTAAGCAGTCTGTTGATCATTATCACCTCTTACATTTTCATCGTCATCACTGTCATGAAAATGCCTGCTGCTGGAGGGCGCTACAAAGTCTTCTCCACCTGTGCCTCCCATCTCACTGCTATCAGCATTTTTCATGGCACCATCCTCTTTCTCTACTGTGTTCCCACTACCAAAAGTTCCTGGCTTCTGGTCAAGGTGGCCTCTGTCTTCTACACAGTCATCATTCCCATGCTGAACCCACTGATATACAGCCTCAGGAACAAGGATGTGAAAGATGCAGTTAGGAAGCTAATGAGCTCTCATTTGTCATTGTAA